The Euphorbia lathyris chromosome 2, ddEupLath1.1, whole genome shotgun sequence genome includes a window with the following:
- the LOC136217887 gene encoding H/ACA ribonucleoprotein complex subunit 2-like protein, which produces MGSDSEAERSQRQEKEKKKVIALSPIAKPLAGKKLCKKTLKLVRRAAEHKCLKRGVKEVVKSIRRDHKGLCVIAGNISPIDVITHVPVLCEDKGIPYIYVPSKEDLANAGATKRPTCCVLVLTKPTKGELAQEEQDKLKAELSQISADVAELTSALF; this is translated from the exons ATGGGCAGTGATAGCGAAGCAGAACGGTCGCAGAGacaggagaaggagaagaagaaggttaTAGCTCTTTCTCCTATTGCCAAGCCCCTTGCCGGAAAAAAGCTCTGCAAAAAAACCCTCAAGCTAGTTCGAAGAG CTGCTGAACATAAATGCTTGAAGAGAGGAGTTAAGGAGGTAGTTAAAAGCATTAGACGCGATCACAAAGG GTTATGCGTCATAGCTGGGAACATATCTCCTATTGATGTAATCACTCATGTGCCGGTCTTGTGTGAGGATAAGGGAATTCCCTACATATATGTCCCCTCAAAAGAA GATCTTGCAAATGCAGGAGCCACAAAGAGGCCTACATGTTGTGTTCTGGTGCTAACCAAGCCTACCAAGGGAGAATTAGCCCAGGAAGAACAAGACAAGTTAAAGGCAGAACTTTCTCAGATTTCAGCAGATGTGGCTGAGCTGACCTCTGCACTTTTTTAG